The genomic interval GCTGATGCTGATGGCGCGCCGCTGCGAGAAGCGCCCCTGGCGCGCGGCCTCCACGGCCGCCAGGTTCAGGTCGGTGGCCCACAGGTCCACCTCGACGGAGAGCGCGCCCAGCTCCGCGAGCACCATCGCCACGCTGTAGGGCTCCTCGCCCGTCGCGCAGCCCGCGGACCAGACGGAGACCTTGCGCATCTCCCGCCGCGCACGCGCCAGCAGGTCCGGCAGCACGCTCTTCTCCAGCGCGCGGAACTGCTTGCCGTCGCGGAAGAACTCCGTGTGCCCCACCGTCACCAGGGGCAACAGCGAGCGCAGCTCCTCCTCGCCCCCGGGTCCGTTCAGCCGCTGGAGATAACGCTCCGGCTCCTCCACGCCCAGCACGGGCATGCGCGTGGAGAGCGCCAGCCGCAGGCTGTGGAAACCATCCGGAGTGATCTTCAACCCCGCGCGCTCCAGCAAGAGCGCGGCGAGCTGTTGAAGCACTTTGTTGCTCACATTCAGCACGCATCCACCCACTGCAACAACGTGGGGCCAATGCGCTCCAGCGGCAGCACTTCCTGCGCCGCCCCGAGCAGCACCGCCTCGCGAGGCATGCCCCACACCGCGGACGTCCCCTCATCCTGAGCGATGGTCCGCCCTCCCCGCTCTCGGATTTCCTTCATTCCCCGCGCACCATCACGCCCCATTCCCGTGAGAATGACGCCGACACAGCGCGAGCCGAAGGACTCCGCGGCCGAAGTGAGCAGCATGTCACACGAAGGCCGGAATCCCCGGAGCGCGGGCCCCGAGTCCAACTCCAGCCTGCCCTCGGGTCTCACCAAGAGGTGACTGCCCGACGGAGCGATGTACACCGTCCCCGGCGCCATCGACATGCCGTGCTCCGCCTCCCTCACTGCCAGCGCCGTCTCCATGGTCAGCCAGTGCGCGAGGCCCTCCGTGAAGCCCTCACTGATGTGCTGGCAGTAGGCGATGGGCGCGGGAAAGTCTCGTGGAATCTTCCGCAGTACCTGTGCGACCGCCTTGGGCCCGCCCAGCGACGCGGCGATGGCCACCAGGGGAAACGGAGGCGGAGGCAACTCCTCCCGAGGCACCTTCGCCGCGCCTCGCGTCTGGCGCACGGCCTTCACCTGCGCCAGGAGCACCAGCTTGCGCGCGATGTGGGCCCAGAAGTCCGCGCCGGGCACGGCCGGACGCTCCGCCACGTCCAACGCCCCCAGGGCCACGGCCTGGAAGGCCTCCTGGCCCGTGAGGATTCCGGGGTGCAGCGCCAGCACCGGCACGGGCCGCCCCGCCATGACCTGCTCGATGGCCTCCAGGGCGTCCAGCCCCGTGAGGTCCACCAGCAGCACGTCCGGGAAGTGACGCTGCACGGCGACGAGCGCGCCCGGGAAGTCCACCTCCGCGGGCCCCACTGGGACCAGCGACTCGCCATCGAACAGGCCCCGGGCCGCGAGCGCGCGCAGCCCCTTGCCCACCATGAGCACCCTGAATGCCATCCCCGCAGCCGTGCCGCCCAAGTGTCACTCCTCAGGTCAGCCGATCAATGGCCTGCGCGAGCACTTCCACGCCCAGCTCTCCCTTGACGAGATAGGCATCCGCGCCAGCGTCCAGCCCGCGCCGCTTGTCCTCGGGAGAGGCGAGCGACGACAGGATGATGACGGGGATGCGAGCCACGGCCGGCGTCGACTTCAGCCTGCGCGCCAGCGAGAAGCCATCCATCTTCGGCATCTGCACGTCGGTGAGGATGAGGTCGTAGCTGTTGTTCTGCACCTTGCCGTAGGCCTCCTCGCCATCCTGGGCCTCTTCCACCATGTGGCCCAGCGCCTTGACGAGCGCGCCTTCCGTGGCCCGAGCAATGGGCGAGTCGTCCACCAGCAGCACGCGGAGCCGCTTGGCCGCGGGCGCCTGGGTGACGGGACGCGCCATGCGGCGGACCTCCGCCATGATGTCCGGGACGTGCAGCAGCACGGCGATGCGGCCGTCCTCCAGCGCGGCGGTGCCCGCGATGAAGGGCGCGCCCTTGAGGAACTCGCCGCCACACGGCTTCACGGCCACCTCGCGCTCATCGACGAAACCATCGACGACGAGCGCCGCGTGGTCCTCGCCATGGCGGACCACCACCGCGGGAGGCCGGTCGAACCGGTTGCCGCCGTTGAGCCCGAGCAGCGGCCCCAGCGCGACGAGCGCCGTGGGCTTGCCCCGGTGACGCACCGCCAGGGTGCCGAAGATCTCCAGCCGGTCCTCCGGCTTGACGCGCATCACGGCTTCCACGTCCGCGGCGGGCATGCCGTAGACGTCGTCGCCCAGGCGCACCAGCAGCACCTTCATCAACGCGAGCGACTGGGGCAGCCGCAGGGTGATGGTGGTGCCACGGCCG from Myxococcus stipitatus carries:
- a CDS encoding chemotaxis protein CheB, with the protein product MAFRVLMVGKGLRALAARGLFDGESLVPVGPAEVDFPGALVAVQRHFPDVLLVDLTGLDALEAIEQVMAGRPVPVLALHPGILTGQEAFQAVALGALDVAERPAVPGADFWAHIARKLVLLAQVKAVRQTRGAAKVPREELPPPPFPLVAIAASLGGPKAVAQVLRKIPRDFPAPIAYCQHISEGFTEGLAHWLTMETALAVREAEHGMSMAPGTVYIAPSGSHLLVRPEGRLELDSGPALRGFRPSCDMLLTSAAESFGSRCVGVILTGMGRDGARGMKEIRERGGRTIAQDEGTSAVWGMPREAVLLGAAQEVLPLERIGPTLLQWVDAC